The Gammaproteobacteria bacterium genome includes a window with the following:
- a CDS encoding LysE family translocator, producing the protein MTINLWLAYVATVLLLMSTPGPSHLLMLSNSIGGGFPRSLATAAGDLCANLLQMIVAAAGLAGVITGSRELFLVVKWAGVAYLVWLGVRMFFRPVAPTGSDSARRPNLKTLYWQGFITSAANPKAVVFFAALFPQFLDPANPVLPQFAALSATYLVIDALFLLGYGRLAQWLSGWLQASAGRALHRGAGMLLVVAAILLGLRSIEPQQGGIKP; encoded by the coding sequence ATGACCATCAACCTCTGGCTTGCTTACGTGGCGACCGTGTTGCTGCTGATGAGCACGCCGGGCCCCAGCCATCTGCTGATGCTGTCAAACAGCATTGGTGGCGGTTTCCCGCGATCGCTGGCTACGGCTGCCGGCGATCTCTGCGCCAACCTGCTGCAAATGATTGTCGCGGCGGCTGGCCTGGCTGGCGTTATTACCGGTTCGCGCGAACTGTTCCTTGTCGTCAAATGGGCCGGCGTTGCTTACCTGGTCTGGCTTGGTGTACGCATGTTTTTCAGGCCTGTTGCGCCAACCGGGTCGGATAGCGCGAGGCGCCCGAATCTGAAAACGCTCTACTGGCAGGGTTTCATAACTTCGGCAGCGAATCCCAAGGCGGTCGTCTTTTTTGCGGCGCTGTTCCCGCAGTTTCTTGATCCGGCAAACCCGGTTTTGCCACAGTTTGCCGCCCTCAGCGCAACATACCTGGTCATTGACGCCCTGTTTCTTCTTGGCTATGGCCGATTGGCGCAGTGGCTGTCTGGTTGGCTGCAGGCATCTGCCGGACGTGCTTTGCATCGGGGCGCCGGCATGTTGTTGGTTGTAGCGGCTATACTTCTCGGTCTGCGCAGCATCGAGCCGCAACAGGGGGGCATAAAGCCGTGA
- a CDS encoding O-acetyl-ADP-ribose deacetylase yields the protein MTAITAVEADITTLEVDAIVNAANRSLLGGGGVDGAIHRAAGPQLLQECRKLGGCKTGEARLTQGHQLPARHIIHTVGPVWHGGTRGEPALLESCYRQSLELAVANDIHTIAFPGISTGVYGYPAELAAVIAVGSVRRYCADGSGIRQVTFCCFSGGDLAIYRQVLGAAT from the coding sequence ATGACTGCAATAACCGCCGTGGAGGCCGACATAACCACTCTGGAAGTCGACGCGATAGTCAATGCGGCCAATCGCTCGTTGCTGGGCGGTGGCGGGGTTGACGGCGCCATTCATCGGGCGGCCGGCCCACAATTGCTGCAGGAGTGCAGGAAACTTGGCGGCTGTAAAACGGGCGAGGCCAGGCTAACCCAGGGCCATCAACTTCCCGCCCGACACATTATTCATACGGTCGGGCCGGTATGGCACGGTGGCACACGCGGCGAACCGGCATTGCTGGAGTCATGCTACCGACAGTCGCTCGAGCTGGCCGTGGCTAACGATATCCATACGATTGCATTTCCGGGCATCAGTACGGGTGTTTACGGCTATCCGGCAGAGCTGGCCGCTGTCATCGCAGTTGGCTCTGTACGGCGCTACTGCGCCGATGGCAGCGGCATCAGGCAGGTGACTTTTTGCTGTTTTTCGGGCGGTGACCTGGCAATTTACCGGCAGGTGCTCGGTGCCGCTACATGA
- a CDS encoding TIGR00730 family Rossman fold protein, with product MTMQSVCVFTGSSTGAENAHAVAAAALGREIVDRGMRLVYGAGKVGLMGVIADAALEAGGEVIGVIPEALMEKELAHRSLTQLHVVGSMHERKAMFSQLSNGFVAMPGGLGTLEELFEVLTWAQLGFHAKPVALLNVAGYYDELLRFIDKTVANKFVHARHRNMIIAETEPAAVLDAMAAHQAPTVSKWIDRAEEL from the coding sequence TTGACCATGCAGTCCGTTTGCGTCTTTACCGGTTCGAGCACGGGCGCCGAAAATGCTCACGCAGTAGCAGCGGCTGCACTTGGCCGCGAAATCGTCGATCGCGGGATGCGGCTTGTATACGGCGCCGGCAAAGTAGGGCTCATGGGTGTTATCGCTGATGCCGCACTGGAGGCGGGCGGCGAAGTTATCGGGGTTATTCCCGAAGCCCTGATGGAGAAGGAGCTGGCGCATCGCAGCCTGACGCAGCTGCATGTTGTGGGCTCCATGCATGAGCGCAAGGCAATGTTTTCGCAGCTTTCCAATGGTTTTGTTGCTATGCCCGGTGGCCTCGGCACGCTGGAGGAGCTGTTCGAGGTGCTGACCTGGGCGCAGCTGGGTTTTCACGCCAAGCCCGTTGCTTTGCTCAATGTCGCGGGTTATTACGATGAGCTGCTGCGGTTCATCGATAAGACGGTCGCCAACAAATTTGTGCACGCGCGGCACCGCAATATGATAATTGCAGAAACCGAACCGGCTGCTGTACTCGACGCAATGGCGGCACACCAGGCACCGACTGTCAGCAAGTGGATCGACCGGGCCGAAGAGCTTTGA
- a CDS encoding GNAT family N-acetyltransferase, with product MFELLNEQPFLQQVGDKGVRSLADARKFIIDGPVASYELGHGLFCVERQSDGVSIGICGLLRRDTLEYPDLGYALLQKYWSDGYASEAAAATIRWAFNSLGLNKIVAVTAPDNGPSIALLQKLGFVYEQTVDFRGVSKLYSLHRSVA from the coding sequence ATGTTCGAACTACTCAATGAGCAACCCTTTCTTCAACAGGTCGGCGACAAGGGTGTGCGCAGCCTTGCAGATGCTCGCAAATTCATCATCGACGGGCCGGTTGCCAGCTACGAGCTTGGACATGGCCTGTTTTGTGTTGAGCGGCAATCCGACGGCGTGTCGATCGGCATTTGCGGGCTGCTCCGGCGTGACACGCTGGAATATCCCGATCTCGGTTATGCATTGCTGCAGAAGTACTGGTCAGACGGCTACGCCAGCGAGGCTGCCGCGGCGACGATCAGGTGGGCGTTCAACTCACTGGGGCTAAACAAGATTGTCGCGGTCACCGCACCTGACAACGGGCCATCGATTGCGTTGCTGCAGAAACTTGGCTTTGTGTATGAACAAACCGTAGACTTTCGCGGCGTGAGCAAGCTGTATTCTTTGCACCGGAGTGTCGCCTGA
- a CDS encoding VOC family protein: protein MEIKLNSIMVDDQQKALEFYTEKLGFIKKQDIPMGEYRWLSVVSPAAPDGTELVLEPIAFPPAHTFQMELYKAGIPQTALAAADVQAEFEKLRDCGVKFTTEPTDVGSTIIATFEDTCGNLIQLYQG from the coding sequence ATGGAGATTAAACTGAACAGTATCATGGTCGACGACCAGCAAAAGGCACTTGAGTTTTATACGGAAAAGCTCGGGTTCATCAAGAAGCAGGATATTCCCATGGGCGAGTATCGTTGGCTGTCAGTGGTTTCGCCGGCAGCACCCGATGGGACCGAACTGGTGCTGGAGCCCATTGCCTTCCCGCCGGCGCACACATTTCAGATGGAGTTGTACAAAGCCGGTATTCCGCAAACTGCACTGGCAGCGGCTGACGTACAGGCTGAATTCGAAAAGCTCCGCGATTGCGGTGTGAAGTTCACAACCGAACCGACTGACGTCGGGTCCACTATCATTGCCACTTTTGAGGATACCTGCGGCAATCTGATCCAGCTTTACCAGGGTTGA
- a CDS encoding GFA family protein: MMSYYGSCLCQAVKFEIDEFLPGIGHCHCSMCRKFHGAEYATIASVAPDKFRWLQGEDALQDYHADNGTTRTFCRHCGSSIRFASPRAPSEVEIALGTMDGVLPVRPDAHIFVGSAANWSVLMDDLPHYDEARGSEIKKK, translated from the coding sequence ATGATGAGTTATTACGGCAGCTGCCTGTGCCAGGCAGTGAAGTTTGAAATTGACGAGTTTTTACCCGGTATTGGCCACTGCCACTGCTCGATGTGCCGCAAGTTTCATGGCGCCGAGTACGCGACAATTGCTTCGGTGGCGCCGGACAAGTTCCGCTGGCTGCAAGGCGAGGACGCCCTGCAGGACTACCACGCCGACAACGGTACAACCCGGACCTTTTGCCGCCATTGTGGCTCCAGCATTCGCTTTGCCAGCCCGCGAGCGCCGAGTGAAGTCGAGATCGCACTGGGCACGATGGACGGTGTTCTCCCGGTCCGGCCCGACGCCCATATCTTTGTTGGCTCAGCAGCCAACTGGTCCGTGCTGATGGATGATTTGCCGCACTATGATGAAGCACGCGGCAGCGAGATAAAGAAAAAGTAG
- a CDS encoding arsenate reductase ArsC codes for MIAEKKKPLFVCVENSNRSQMAQAFANIHGGVQVEAYSAGSRPSGLVNPKAIEAMRELGYDLAQHASISLDELPGDDFDFVATMGCGDVCPHVVAKKRADWQIPDPRDMNPAEFRQVRDLIEQYVRQALRELDAELLTHDNPIKK; via the coding sequence ATGATTGCTGAAAAGAAAAAGCCGCTTTTTGTCTGTGTGGAAAATTCCAATCGCAGCCAGATGGCGCAGGCCTTCGCCAACATACACGGTGGCGTACAGGTGGAGGCGTACAGTGCCGGTTCCCGGCCCTCTGGCCTGGTCAACCCGAAGGCCATCGAGGCGATGCGCGAGCTTGGATATGACCTTGCGCAACACGCATCGATTTCGCTCGACGAACTGCCGGGGGATGATTTCGATTTTGTCGCAACAATGGGATGCGGCGATGTCTGTCCACATGTAGTGGCAAAAAAGAGGGCCGACTGGCAGATTCCCGATCCGCGTGACATGAATCCTGCAGAGTTTCGCCAGGTGCGCGACCTGATTGAGCAGTATGTGCGTCAAGCCCTGCGCGAACTGGATGCGGAACTTTTAACGCACGACAATCCGATTAAAAAATGA